The proteins below come from a single Natranaerofaba carboxydovora genomic window:
- a CDS encoding GNAT family N-acetyltransferase, giving the protein MEVISLPAKKIPQAASVIGEAFLNEGFTKRMFNLRNKQSKYLFTKAMELKISIYNKLGQPMWVTIVDDQVVGVGVLKEYDQKKLPFKDILKCILPLIKLTPFLFRINYRNLNTLKRASEKPTCIESPHATLEALAVHPHHQGKGIGKLLIKKIHEEASKKDRISGIYLFTSDEKNKTLYEGLGYNIFQERNLDLITAYHMYYEFSSSS; this is encoded by the coding sequence ATGGAAGTTATCAGTTTGCCAGCCAAAAAAATTCCTCAAGCTGCTAGTGTAATTGGTGAGGCTTTTTTGAACGAAGGTTTTACTAAAAGAATGTTTAATTTAAGAAACAAACAAAGTAAATATCTTTTCACAAAGGCCATGGAATTAAAAATTTCTATCTATAATAAGTTAGGACAACCCATGTGGGTAACGATAGTAGACGACCAAGTAGTAGGTGTTGGGGTTTTGAAAGAATATGATCAAAAAAAACTGCCATTTAAGGACATTTTGAAATGTATTTTGCCGTTAATAAAATTGACTCCTTTTCTTTTTAGAATTAACTATCGAAACTTAAATACACTAAAACGAGCTAGCGAGAAACCAACATGTATAGAAAGCCCTCATGCAACTCTTGAAGCACTTGCTGTACATCCTCACCACCAGGGTAAAGGAATCGGTAAACTTCTTATTAAAAAAATTCATGAAGAGGCATCTAAAAAAGACCGAATTTCTGGAATCTATTTATTTACTAGTGATGAGAAGAATAAAACCTTATATGAAGGCTTAGGATATAATATTTTTCAAGAAAGAAATCTAGACTTAATCACGGCTTATCATATGTATTATGAGTTTTCCTCATCCTCTTAA
- a CDS encoding helix-turn-helix transcriptional regulator encodes MKLDRLVRIISVIEKIRKEPGLKYKDIAEDLEVSERTIRRDIDILGEAGLPIQNYNGLRFMSDVELPKVKFDPDEVMFLLLITNFLSRYEIDEEIPDNIYEKLKDYLPEKMIDKYKKLQKNLLIHPHNNTNDGREHIKRLKDIIESKNRVNMYYGSHSSKDLNWRMVDPYGVFFKKKAWYMVGYCHNNNEIRMFKCSRIKQLKTLPDKYEIPKGFELEEFLTDSFDLMRGEPATIAVKFTEEVAPLIEETTFNPKEKKTKKDGEIIYQITAANWRDVYSWVLSFGRKAEILEPKWLREKMLEEINDMKALYGQKIRQR; translated from the coding sequence ATGAAGCTTGATAGGCTTGTCAGAATAATTTCGGTTATTGAAAAGATAAGAAAAGAACCGGGGCTTAAGTATAAAGATATTGCAGAAGATTTGGAGGTATCAGAAAGAACTATCAGAAGAGATATAGACATCTTAGGAGAAGCAGGTCTTCCCATACAAAACTACAATGGATTAAGATTCATGAGTGATGTAGAACTTCCAAAGGTCAAATTCGACCCTGATGAAGTAATGTTCTTACTGCTAATAACAAACTTCTTATCCCGGTATGAAATAGACGAAGAGATCCCGGATAATATATATGAAAAATTAAAAGACTACCTGCCTGAAAAAATGATTGACAAATACAAAAAACTTCAAAAAAACCTGCTTATTCATCCTCACAATAATACTAATGATGGTAGAGAACATATCAAACGATTAAAAGATATTATAGAATCAAAAAACCGGGTTAATATGTATTATGGCTCACATTCTTCAAAGGATCTTAATTGGAGAATGGTGGACCCTTACGGGGTGTTTTTCAAAAAAAAGGCCTGGTATATGGTTGGATACTGTCATAATAATAATGAAATTAGGATGTTTAAATGCAGTAGAATAAAACAATTAAAGACCTTACCGGATAAATATGAAATACCAAAGGGCTTCGAACTAGAAGAATTCTTAACAGATAGCTTTGATTTGATGAGGGGGGAGCCTGCAACAATAGCAGTAAAATTCACTGAAGAAGTAGCTCCACTTATTGAAGAAACCACCTTCAACCCAAAAGAAAAGAAAACTAAAAAAGACGGTGAAATTATCTACCAAATAACTGCAGCCAACTGGCGTGACGTGTATTCCTGGGTACTATCTTTTGGCCGAAAAGCTGAAATACTAGAGCCAAAGTGGTTGAGAGAAAAGATGCTAGAAGAGATCAATGATATGAAGGCATTATATGGTCAAAAGATTAGGCAAAGGTAA
- a CDS encoding DUF3796 domain-containing protein, with protein MKKNKLKYMGLLGLFGLIGLFTGNYGFFGFFGFFGFFGISSQTNDELLKKNLARAGFNAFIVSNIALVLSIVGITLTETIEFAAVMIAAIFVIQLFVFIISFNYYEKRGDV; from the coding sequence ATGAAAAAGAATAAACTTAAGTACATGGGATTATTAGGTCTATTTGGTTTAATTGGGCTGTTCACGGGTAACTACGGTTTCTTTGGCTTTTTTGGGTTTTTCGGATTTTTCGGGATTTCTTCTCAAACAAATGATGAACTCCTAAAAAAGAACCTTGCAAGAGCTGGATTTAATGCCTTCATTGTAAGCAATATAGCCTTAGTACTATCTATTGTTGGAATCACCTTAACAGAAACTATTGAATTTGCCGCTGTAATGATTGCTGCTATATTCGTAATTCAGTTATTTGTATTTATCATTTCATTTAACTACTATGAAAAACGTGGTGATGTATAA
- a CDS encoding RRXRR domain-containing protein, giving the protein MVYVISKDGKPLMPTERYGKVRRLLKSKRIALGLTKSHVNDAFVIAGGKEQKRLEPYIINQYRRNNRSLEKFYDAKYTDIRDGKKKKGQKLFSGRRKRDKNLDGENLRKYRGHKTAKGKRTIIRKRYFYQPNDLVKFKNQVFTVKGTHCKGTRVMLKENNKSVAVNKL; this is encoded by the coding sequence ATGGTGTATGTTATCTCAAAAGATGGTAAACCGCTCATGCCGACAGAAAGATACGGCAAGGTAAGAAGACTGCTTAAAAGCAAAAGGATAGCACTGGGTTTAACTAAATCCCATGTAAATGATGCCTTTGTCATAGCAGGTGGTAAGGAACAAAAAAGGTTAGAGCCTTATATAATTAACCAGTACAGAAGAAACAACAGGAGTTTAGAAAAATTCTATGATGCAAAATACACTGATATAAGAGACGGTAAAAAGAAAAAAGGCCAGAAGTTGTTTAGCGGCAGGAGAAAAAGAGATAAAAACCTAGATGGTGAAAACCTGCGTAAATATCGTGGCCATAAGACAGCTAAAGGCAAAAGGACTATAATAAGAAAGAGGTATTTTTATCAGCCAAACGATTTAGTTAAATTTAAAAATCAAGTGTTTACAGTTAAAGGTACACACTGTAAAGGCACAAGGGTTATGTTAAAGGAGAACAACAAATCTGTGGCGGTAAATAAATTATAG
- a CDS encoding ketopantoate reductase family protein, whose amino-acid sequence MNKKMKVLFFGAGVLGSLYAAKMKEAGLDVTIVARGNR is encoded by the coding sequence ATGAACAAAAAAATGAAAGTACTATTTTTTGGAGCGGGTGTACTAGGTAGTCTATATGCTGCCAAAATGAAGGAAGCGGGTTTAGATGTGACTATTGTAGCTAGGGGTAATAGATAA
- a CDS encoding helix-turn-helix transcriptional regulator, producing MEKITFKSRIKELRARYDLTQEELANKVDVRRETIGHIENNKYNLSLILAYKISRALNSTIEEVFIFDEQ from the coding sequence ATGGAAAAAATCACATTTAAATCCAGAATTAAAGAACTCCGTGCCCGATATGATCTGACCCAGGAAGAGCTCGCTAATAAAGTTGATGTGAGACGAGAAACCATCGGGCATATAGAAAATAATAAATACAATTTATCATTGATTTTAGCATATAAAATATCTAGGGCATTAAACAGTACAATTGAAGAGGTATTTATATTTGATGAACAATAA
- a CDS encoding CPBP family intramembrane glutamic endopeptidase, which translates to MKLVKHYPIVSFFVLAYLISWTFWLPFIFSSTSIFWLLGGFGPLIAAVLVVFNNEGKSQAKQFIKGIFRLKVALGWYFFALILPIIIYYFAYQMYLFRGGTVEDFVTPSIFFYPIALIFATLFGGGQEEVGWRGFALPRLQSKYSPFTSSVILGVMWAFWHIPLFYASATYQANFPFGWYLLNTIFLSIIFTWFFNSTGGSIFIAMLLHGAVNAPSGWVPLELMSSYSYMTLSTFFVSVILIIVTKNKPLSGTNNRNLGYDKLK; encoded by the coding sequence ATGAAATTAGTAAAACACTATCCAATAGTGAGCTTTTTTGTATTAGCCTACTTGATTTCTTGGACTTTTTGGTTGCCCTTTATCTTTTCAAGTACAAGTATTTTCTGGTTACTAGGTGGGTTTGGCCCATTAATTGCAGCGGTACTCGTTGTATTTAATAATGAAGGGAAGTCCCAAGCCAAGCAATTTATCAAAGGGATTTTTAGGCTAAAAGTTGCTCTAGGTTGGTATTTTTTTGCCCTTATCCTACCTATAATAATCTATTACTTTGCCTATCAGATGTACTTGTTTCGGGGTGGCACAGTAGAGGACTTTGTTACCCCGAGTATATTTTTCTACCCCATAGCTCTTATTTTTGCCACTTTATTTGGAGGAGGACAAGAAGAAGTAGGGTGGCGAGGGTTTGCTTTGCCGCGTTTACAGTCAAAATACAGCCCCTTTACAAGCAGTGTTATCTTGGGTGTGATGTGGGCTTTTTGGCACATTCCCCTTTTCTATGCTTCAGCTACATATCAAGCCAATTTCCCTTTTGGGTGGTATCTTCTAAATACAATTTTTCTTTCGATTATTTTTACGTGGTTTTTCAATAGTACAGGAGGCAGTATCTTTATAGCGATGTTATTACATGGTGCTGTTAATGCACCTTCAGGATGGGTGCCATTAGAGCTGATGAGTTCTTATTCTTATATGACTTTAAGTACTTTTTTTGTTTCAGTTATTTTGATTATTGTAACAAAAAACAAACCTTTGTCAGGTACAAATAACAGAAATCTAGGGTATGATAAGCTTAAATAA
- a CDS encoding SpoIIE family protein phosphatase, with product MLKKFENFDTSISYRVMLDQSYCIEFFVNKDSKLEYISPSCERITGISAEEFINNPNLLFDILHPEDQERFKSHIEEVLYGERDNHELEFRIVHNDGDIRWISHFCFPIFDDEGSYLGQRGTNIDITRQKQIQTELASREKDLEMLFDNSSDGFFYMMIDKPITWDDTVDKDSTLEYVLDHQRITKVNQSMLNQYGTTEEQFLGLTVRKLFAHDIDHGKAVWREFFDRGVLYIETKEQRLSGEPMYIEGEYLCIYDDEGRIVGHFGIQRDVTERKRAAEELERLNNRLVEEMSKAEVIHNRLLPTKIPSMPGTVIEAYYKAAMSLGGDLYDLIKHKDKLLIVLVDVSGHGLDGAMIATFIKSCIMNWVAALGDKEPNVKEGLEFVCDQFQKMGYPNDYFACLFLGVFDPASNTLTYSSSGFHTSIMLNKKNELLEFPLGGLPISGVIPVELLNSDEKKLELEPGDQLLITTDGLIEAYNNDEKYENRFRQLMKNNLNTPTKELRELIINDFKLFIGENEIADDVTFLILGCNFQR from the coding sequence ATGCTAAAAAAGTTTGAAAATTTTGATACCAGTATTTCATACAGAGTTATGTTAGATCAAAGTTATTGTATAGAGTTTTTTGTTAATAAGGATAGCAAGCTAGAATATATTTCGCCTTCTTGCGAAAGAATAACAGGGATTTCTGCTGAAGAGTTTATTAATAATCCCAACCTGCTTTTTGATATACTACACCCTGAAGATCAAGAACGATTCAAAAGTCATATAGAAGAGGTGTTATATGGAGAAAGAGACAATCATGAACTAGAGTTTCGTATTGTTCACAATGATGGAGATATTCGCTGGATAAGTCACTTTTGTTTTCCTATTTTTGATGATGAAGGAAGCTACTTAGGACAAAGAGGCACTAATATAGATATAACAAGACAAAAACAGATCCAAACTGAACTTGCTTCAAGAGAAAAAGATTTAGAGATGTTATTTGATAATTCATCTGACGGATTTTTTTATATGATGATAGATAAACCCATTACTTGGGATGATACAGTGGACAAAGATTCTACCCTAGAATATGTTTTAGATCATCAGAGGATTACGAAAGTTAACCAGTCTATGCTAAATCAATACGGGACGACGGAAGAACAGTTTCTCGGGCTAACAGTACGTAAGCTTTTTGCCCATGACATAGATCATGGCAAAGCTGTTTGGAGGGAATTCTTTGACAGGGGAGTTTTGTACATAGAAACAAAAGAACAAAGATTATCAGGAGAACCCATGTACATAGAAGGAGAGTACCTTTGTATATATGATGATGAGGGTAGAATAGTGGGGCATTTTGGGATACAGCGTGACGTAACAGAGAGAAAGAGAGCTGCAGAGGAACTAGAAAGGCTTAATAACAGACTTGTTGAAGAAATGTCAAAAGCCGAAGTAATTCACAATCGGCTACTTCCTACAAAAATACCTAGTATGCCCGGAACTGTGATAGAAGCATATTATAAGGCGGCAATGAGTCTTGGTGGTGATCTGTATGACTTAATAAAGCATAAAGATAAACTGCTAATTGTTTTAGTAGATGTTAGTGGTCACGGTTTAGACGGTGCAATGATAGCCACTTTCATAAAAAGTTGTATTATGAACTGGGTAGCAGCACTGGGTGATAAGGAGCCAAATGTGAAAGAAGGTTTGGAATTTGTATGTGACCAATTTCAAAAAATGGGGTATCCAAATGATTACTTCGCCTGCTTATTTTTAGGAGTTTTTGACCCCGCTAGTAATACTTTAACTTATAGCTCCTCAGGATTTCACACTAGCATAATGCTAAATAAAAAAAATGAGTTGCTTGAGTTCCCTCTGGGCGGACTTCCCATCTCTGGTGTAATCCCGGTAGAGCTATTAAACTCAGATGAAAAAAAGCTAGAATTAGAACCTGGGGATCAGTTATTGATCACCACAGATGGGTTAATCGAGGCTTATAATAATGATGAAAAATATGAAAATCGCTTTCGTCAGCTTATGAAAAATAATCTGAATACTCCTACAAAAGAACTTAGAGAACTAATTATAAATGACTTTAAACTATTCATTGGTGAAAATGAGATAGCCGATGATGTTACATTTTTAATCCTTGGTTGCAACTTCCAAAGATGA
- a CDS encoding HNH endonuclease, with protein sequence MGVAPIKFYVGVTDYNWFNYLSKKQPNEVNFWRPGGKQGFKALNEGDLFLFKLHSPYNYIVGGGFFVRFSFLPVSLAWEAFGDKNGMPDYYSLLERILSYRRTNRQADPDPVIGCIILASPFFFNENNWIEVPEDWSPNIVQGKTYDTSSVIGEKLYKKIQEVLDLNIQENYIYETNNLDNRYGTEQIVTPRLGQGAFRVIVTEAYKRRCAVTGEKALPVLEASHIKPYSKNGPHRPNNGLLLRSDLHTLFDRGYITVNEDLKIEVSRKLKDLYGNGRNYYAYHGKNLKTLPEKQQEKPSEKFLRWHNENVYLA encoded by the coding sequence ATGGGGGTGGCCCCAATCAAATTCTATGTTGGAGTAACAGATTACAACTGGTTTAACTACCTATCAAAAAAACAACCTAATGAGGTTAACTTTTGGCGTCCCGGGGGAAAACAGGGCTTTAAAGCCCTTAATGAAGGTGACCTTTTTTTGTTTAAATTACATAGCCCATATAATTATATTGTAGGGGGAGGATTTTTTGTTAGATTTTCTTTTCTACCTGTTTCACTAGCTTGGGAAGCCTTTGGTGATAAAAATGGAATGCCAGATTATTATAGTTTGCTAGAACGCATTCTAAGTTATCGAAGAACTAATAGACAGGCTGACCCGGACCCGGTAATAGGGTGTATAATTCTTGCTTCTCCTTTTTTCTTTAATGAAAATAACTGGATTGAAGTTCCTGAAGATTGGAGTCCAAATATTGTTCAAGGTAAAACATACGATACAAGTAGTGTGATAGGAGAAAAACTATATAAAAAGATACAAGAAGTATTGGACCTAAATATCCAAGAAAATTATATCTATGAAACAAATAACTTAGATAATAGATATGGAACAGAACAAATTGTCACCCCAAGGCTAGGGCAGGGAGCATTTAGAGTCATTGTAACTGAAGCATATAAGCGTCGCTGTGCTGTTACAGGCGAAAAAGCATTACCTGTCCTTGAAGCCTCTCATATTAAACCTTATTCCAAAAATGGCCCCCACAGACCCAATAACGGATTACTCCTAAGAAGTGATCTACACACCTTGTTTGATCGGGGATATATTACGGTGAATGAGGACTTAAAGATCGAAGTTAGTAGAAAATTAAAAGACCTCTATGGCAATGGTCGTAATTATTATGCTTATCATGGAAAAAATTTAAAAACCTTACCAGAAAAACAACAAGAAAAACCCTCTGAAAAATTTTTAAGATGGCACAATGAAAATGTATATCTTGCTTGA
- a CDS encoding PAS domain S-box protein, whose translation MSEDNISKDYYNLMIKNFPDALAYHQIVTDDNGVSTDYIFLDVNPAFEEMTGLLKDKIINKKVTEVLPDIKDNGFDWIKKYGEIALNGEISDKFQQYSKPLGRWYEISAYSHKPGYFTTIFRDITSSKEYEIIMENTHDAVFVINVKDEKTFYFERNNKKHQELTGLILEELRGKTPYEVLDKKTAKQVVENYTRCCRLKEKIDYEETLQLSKDKKIYHTVLSPVIVNNTVIKIIGSGRDITKQKEIEKALKISEKKFRSIVSAAKSVSLIVTDLNSTIEEFSPGAETTFGYNREEVIGKCVSPLHEPSDAKKLSEYIEKLKFDKKGFTIETELVRRNGEMFPAIFTLEPLFDDKGDLSGTLGVSTDISDQKRTEEKLLKRDELLEKLSEQVPGAIYQYQVFLDGTSCFPFASYGIWHIYEVKPEEIKTDATKVYERLHKEDYNEVVSSIERSYNTMTVWEQEYRVNLPSKGTRWLKGSARPEKQLDGSVIWHGYITDVTEYKNAEAKLKENQQLLKKYFDNSPAGIHLIDQNGNYIDTNTKGHELLGYSREELLNFNLLDLTDERYIDEVKQSMNILQEKGYTSGEVLVITKQGKSRWMDIHVTKLDNYNYLSSFLDITDRKEIEHKLKENQKELEIKKLEAENLYEKLGKEVNKAQKIHKAILPQSLPDIEGIRIAAYYQPAKIMGGDFYNFTKINNKLIFYLSDVTGHGIEAALISAFIKEAIDSYITLKPDNICVGKILEHLYKQFKQDEYPDDYFISIIIGILDLETYELSYTGAGFQEPILMYYSNCAKEDKYLELNSEGPPISNTIDIEAMCFGPKVAKLMKGSTIFVNTDGLSEHMVENELFLNRKNKIFFENSKYPPEYIKQVMKEEFRNFNFGNLETFDDISYLIIQNEQDDKKTKRWTFNSTLEEINRLYSEVHPYIIELLGEDNEITFQGLYELVVNAIEHGNKFNPEKNAYLEIIETNDYLLAIVEDEGAGFDWQKTKDDMDLNHEKERGRGIMMTKMICKSLLYNDKGNKAYLVLM comes from the coding sequence GTGTCTGAAGATAATATCTCAAAAGATTATTATAATTTAATGATAAAAAATTTCCCGGATGCCCTTGCATATCATCAAATAGTTACAGATGATAATGGTGTGTCCACTGATTATATTTTCCTTGATGTTAATCCTGCTTTTGAAGAAATGACTGGTTTGTTAAAAGATAAAATTATTAATAAAAAAGTCACAGAGGTGCTGCCGGATATTAAAGATAATGGTTTTGATTGGATAAAAAAGTATGGTGAAATTGCATTAAATGGTGAAATTAGTGATAAATTTCAACAGTACTCAAAACCCCTTGGACGTTGGTATGAAATTTCTGCATATAGTCATAAACCAGGTTATTTTACCACTATTTTTAGAGATATAACTTCTTCAAAAGAATATGAAATAATTATGGAAAACACACATGATGCTGTATTTGTAATAAATGTAAAAGATGAAAAGACTTTTTACTTTGAAAGAAATAACAAAAAGCATCAAGAATTGACAGGCTTAATTTTAGAAGAACTTAGAGGGAAAACTCCTTATGAAGTCCTTGACAAAAAAACAGCCAAACAAGTAGTTGAAAACTATACAAGATGCTGTAGGCTTAAAGAAAAAATTGATTATGAAGAAACATTACAGCTATCAAAAGACAAAAAAATCTATCATACTGTTTTGTCTCCGGTAATTGTAAATAATACAGTGATTAAAATTATCGGTTCAGGTCGAGATATTACAAAACAAAAAGAGATAGAAAAAGCTTTAAAAATAAGTGAAAAAAAGTTTCGCTCAATAGTAAGTGCTGCCAAAAGTGTTTCATTAATAGTTACTGACTTAAATTCAACAATCGAAGAGTTTAGCCCCGGGGCTGAGACTACATTTGGCTATAATAGAGAAGAGGTTATAGGAAAATGTGTAAGCCCACTTCATGAGCCTTCAGATGCAAAAAAATTATCCGAGTATATAGAAAAACTTAAATTTGACAAAAAAGGCTTTACCATTGAAACAGAACTCGTCAGAAGAAATGGTGAAATGTTTCCCGCTATTTTTACTTTAGAACCTTTGTTTGATGATAAAGGCGATTTATCTGGTACATTGGGTGTATCTACTGATATCTCTGATCAAAAAAGAACAGAAGAAAAATTACTAAAACGAGATGAACTTTTGGAAAAACTATCCGAGCAAGTTCCTGGCGCCATTTATCAGTATCAGGTTTTTCTTGACGGTACATCATGTTTTCCTTTTGCTAGTTATGGAATATGGCATATCTATGAGGTAAAACCCGAAGAGATAAAAACTGATGCTACCAAAGTTTATGAAAGGTTACATAAAGAAGATTACAATGAAGTTGTTAGTTCAATAGAAAGATCATACAATACAATGACAGTCTGGGAACAAGAATACAGGGTAAACTTACCATCTAAAGGTACAAGATGGTTAAAAGGAAGTGCAAGACCAGAAAAACAACTAGATGGCAGTGTTATCTGGCATGGATACATCACAGATGTGACTGAATATAAAAATGCCGAAGCTAAATTAAAAGAAAATCAACAGCTCCTAAAAAAATACTTTGATAATTCACCTGCTGGGATACACCTGATAGATCAAAATGGTAATTATATAGATACAAACACTAAAGGGCATGAACTACTTGGCTATTCTAGAGAAGAATTATTAAATTTTAATCTATTGGATCTTACAGATGAAAGATACATCGATGAAGTTAAACAAAGCATGAATATTTTACAAGAAAAAGGATATACAAGTGGAGAAGTGTTAGTTATTACCAAACAGGGGAAAAGTAGATGGATGGATATTCATGTGACTAAATTAGATAACTACAATTATCTGAGTTCATTTTTGGATATAACTGATCGAAAAGAAATAGAACATAAGTTAAAAGAAAATCAAAAAGAATTGGAAATTAAAAAACTAGAAGCAGAAAATTTGTATGAAAAACTCGGTAAAGAAGTTAACAAAGCCCAAAAAATCCATAAGGCAATTTTACCACAAAGCTTACCTGACATAGAAGGTATCAGAATTGCTGCTTATTATCAACCTGCAAAAATTATGGGAGGAGACTTTTATAATTTTACAAAAATTAATAATAAGCTAATTTTTTATCTATCTGATGTTACAGGTCATGGAATTGAAGCAGCTCTAATTAGTGCATTCATTAAGGAAGCTATAGACAGTTATATTACCTTAAAGCCTGATAACATATGTGTAGGGAAAATACTAGAGCATTTGTACAAACAGTTTAAACAAGATGAATACCCGGATGATTATTTTATCAGCATTATTATAGGAATTTTGGATTTAGAAACTTACGAACTTAGTTATACCGGGGCTGGATTTCAGGAACCCATACTTATGTATTACAGTAATTGTGCTAAAGAAGATAAATATCTTGAACTAAATAGCGAAGGGCCTCCTATATCTAATACAATCGATATTGAAGCTATGTGTTTTGGGCCAAAGGTCGCAAAGCTAATGAAAGGATCTACAATTTTTGTTAATACAGACGGATTGTCCGAGCATATGGTAGAAAATGAGCTTTTTCTAAATAGGAAAAATAAAATATTCTTTGAAAACAGTAAATATCCCCCTGAATATATTAAGCAGGTAATGAAAGAAGAGTTTCGAAATTTTAATTTTGGTAATCTAGAGACCTTTGATGATATATCCTATCTGATAATCCAAAATGAACAGGATGATAAAAAAACTAAAAGATGGACTTTTAATAGCACCTTAGAAGAAATAAACAGACTTTACTCTGAAGTTCATCCTTATATTATAGAATTATTAGGCGAAGACAATGAGATAACCTTTCAGGGACTTTATGAGTTAGTAGTTAATGCAATTGAACATGGTAACAAATTTAATCCTGAAAAAAATGCTTACTTAGAGATAATAGAAACAAATGATTATCTACTCGCAATAGTGGAAGATGAAGGGGCAGGTTTTGATTGGCAAAAAACAAAAGATGATATGGACCTAAATCATGAAAAAGAAAGAGGAAGAGGTATTATGATGACCAAAATGATATGCAAATCCCTCCTCTATAATGATAAAGGAAATAAAGCTTATCTTGTTTTGATGTAA
- a CDS encoding DUF4352 domain-containing protein, producing MAFMMFNVYDDENRSADVAAGAFSEIEGQLDGDLGAGRKMRGELPFEVPADSERFELVFEPDFLGFGQAIFEIHADEIEG from the coding sequence ATGGCTTTTATGATGTTTAATGTCTATGATGATGAGAACAGATCAGCGGATGTAGCAGCAGGTGCATTTAGTGAGATAGAAGGCCAGTTAGATGGAGATCTTGGTGCAGGTAGGAAGATGCGCGGTGAGCTGCCTTTTGAGGTGCCAGCAGATAGCGAAAGGTTCGAACTTGTTTTTGAGCCGGATTTTCTAGGCTTTGGTCAGGCAATATTTGAGATTCATGCAGACGAGATCGAAGGCTAA